CGTAAACCGTTCCTCACTGCTAAAAAGGGAGCAGTCCTCACTAACGACAAACAGATAGACATGATCATTATCAGATGCAGCCTTTTCTACTAAATATTGATGACCTGAGGTAAACGGGTTAGCATTCATGACAATCGCCCCATTTCGTTTAGCTAAATCTCCCCTAGGATATTGCTTTAAAAACGCATTAATCGTCGGATAACCTTTCTCTAGTAGCACGCCATGATCTGTTTGGGACAAGGACTTAAAACCGATATACCTGAATTTTTTTGCGTATTCTGGTTTAGTGAAGACAAAATACGGACTGATACCTCTTTGGCTAAGTCGGTTTTCCAGCTCACTAACGAGTTGATTAAAATAGGCAGCGTCAGTTTGATTTGTCGCAATATACTTCATCACATTACCAGCTAAAGACCCCGTCGCAAGCATGTTTTGCTTACCATCAAATATGGCAATCGTCTCATCAATAACAGACAGCTCACTCTCTGAAAAATCATATATGCCAGCAGATGTTAAAAATCGCTGCCATATCCGTCTAGATGTTGTCACTGTTAAAAAAATATCCACTAGTTGCGTCATCATTCATTTCCTTTATCTGTTATTAAAGCCATGCCTCTGGTCCTCGTGATGACACGTCTCTATAAAGTCCTGTCTTATGGGCTACTTCCATTAGCCTTAACTGAGTATTCCCATCAGGAATATAGCGACAGTCACTGTCATGGCACCACCTAAACGGACTGCCACTTGTGCAAATGGCATCAAGGTCATGCGGTCACCAGCAGCCAATATGGCAAGTGCGCCTGTCCCACCTTGACCACTACAGCATGAAACAGCTATCGCAGTGTCAACAGGGTAGAGTCCTAATAGTTTAGAGACAACAAAGGCAGTGATAACGATTGCAAAGACAGTGGCAATAATCGTTAGAATCGCTGCAGGATTTTGGAAAACAGCGATCA
The DNA window shown above is from Lactococcus paracarnosus and carries:
- the citC gene encoding [citrate (pro-3S)-lyase] ligase; this translates as MMTQLVDIFLTVTTSRRIWQRFLTSAGIYDFSESELSVIDETIAIFDGKQNMLATGSLAGNVMKYIATNQTDAAYFNQLVSELENRLSQRGISPYFVFTKPEYAKKFRYIGFKSLSQTDHGVLLEKGYPTINAFLKQYPRGDLAKRNGAIVMNANPFTSGHQYLVEKAASDNDHVYLFVVSEDCSLFSSEERFTLVRQGIAHLPNVTVLSTAAYMVSYTTFPAYFLHGDVDVVSYQAQLDARVFKNWFVPYFAISSRYVGEEPLSLVTNRYNQLLVEELQPEVSVKVIPRHKNKNKVISATRVRQYLSDNRLKELRQLVPETTYAYIITNQLTIKNRMKDKKWK